The window ACGATTTCCGATGTAACCGTAAGGCGCACCTTTAAAATACTCATCGAACAACTCTCGCAACGTTTTCACCTGCTCAGCGCTGACATGATCATCCGTCCACTCACCCACCACAAAATGCTCATAAAAATGGTAGCTCCCGAAGGAGGTCTTGTGGGTGTGCAGGGGTGATGGAGATCGCTCGGACGTCATAACTTGTAATAGATCGACAATTTCAGCATCAACTGTAGTGCATTCCCTCAACCGATCATGACACCCGGGTAAAAGTGAGGACGGTGCACTTGCTCTGACACCGTCCTCTATCCCAGCCGTTCTGATCAAGCCAGAAAAAATGCTTCCATCCGGCGAAAAGCCTCGTGACCCGGTGGGTGCAAATCCACCTCCATCACATCAACGAGCTTCGCCAGTTGCAGCTGGATCTGCGATAATTTCTCATCATCATGAACCCGCAACCAGATGCGGCTGTGAATCCCATCCCTCGACGGCATGCAAGCGATGCCTTCCAGATTGAAGGCGCGCCGGGCAAAGAGTCCCACAATATGCAACATGACGCCGGGATGATTCATCACTTTCAATTCCAGGGTAACGAGTGGTCTGGAGGAAGTGAAATGCTCCCGATCCTGTGGAGATTGTGTGTTGAGCGCACTCATGCGATTGCCTCCTTTCCCTGTGCCGCCAACGAGGCAGCATCCACCATCTCTCGATTGCTGCCACCCGGTGGAACCATCGGAAACACGTGCGCATCCAGCTCGGTTGGAATATTGATCAGGCACCCACCCCGACGTCGCAATAGCTCTTGGAGCAGCAGCTCCGGTTCCTCAGCCTGTCCCAAATCAAAGGCCTCCACTCCAAAGCCCCTTGCAATCATGACAAAATCAGTAGAAGTCG of the Puniceicoccaceae bacterium genome contains:
- a CDS encoding ACT domain-containing protein, whose protein sequence is MSALNTQSPQDREHFTSSRPLVTLELKVMNHPGVMLHIVGLFARRAFNLEGIACMPSRDGIHSRIWLRVHDDEKLSQIQLQLAKLVDVMEVDLHPPGHEAFRRMEAFFLA